One Setaria italica strain Yugu1 chromosome I, Setaria_italica_v2.0, whole genome shotgun sequence DNA window includes the following coding sequences:
- the LOC101760603 gene encoding indole-2-monooxygenase, translating to MNLLDETPPMAAMLFLVFFLAFLALLHLATKQRARRPKNKQQQQSAAVGSDIDHDHGRRLPPSPPALPVIGHLHLVGFLPHVALRGLDARYGHDGLLLVRLGSVPTLVVSSPRAAEAVMRTHDHRLASRPPSTSARALLNGSLDVAFAVYGEHWRQAKKLLTTHLLTVRKVQSYRAGREEEVRLAMAKIGDAAAAGRAVDMSELLYAFTTDIMCRAVSGRFFKVGGRARLFRELLNATAGLIGGFNAEDYFPWLLQFGVFRRAICARADKVRRRWDELLDMVIDDHEGKLHEYGLTRDHLKAMLIDIFFGGTDTSYIVLEFVMAELLRNPRVMSTLQAEIRKCVPEGQQMVTEDDLSGLPYLKAVINETLRLHPPAPLLAPHYSMTDVHVDGYMIPAKIPILVNAWALGRDKSVWEDAEQFKPERFIGMGSDVDINFKGNDFKFLPFGAGRRICPGTNFSISTLEIMVANLMYRFNWEVPPGMGCIDMTEMFRLTVHRKEKLILVPKMHVVV from the exons ATGAACCTGCTCGACGAGACGCCTCCAATGGCGGCGATGCTGTTCCTCGTGTTCTTCCTAGCCTTCCTCGCGCTGCTTCACCTCGCGACGAAGCAGCGTGCTAGGAGACCAAagaacaagcagcagcagcaatcggCGGCTGTTGGTAGTGATATTGATCATGATCATGGTCGCCGCCTCCCACCTTCGCCCCCGGCACTGCCGGTGATCGGGCACCTCCACCTCGTCGGCTTCCTTCCGCACGTCGCCCTCCGCGGCCTCGACGCCAGGTACGGCCACGACGGCCTCCTGCTCGTGCGCCTCGGCTCCGTGCCCACGCTCGTTGTCtcctccccgcgcgccgccgaggccgtcATGCGCACGCACGACCACCGCCTCGCCTCGCGGCCGCCGTCCACCTCCGCCCGCGCGCTCCTCAACGGCTCCCTCGACGTCGCCTTCGCCGTGTACGGCGAGCACTGGCGACAGGCGAAGAAGCTGCTTACCACGCACCTGCTCACCGTCCGGAAGGTGCAGTCCTACCGGGCCGGCCgcgaggaggaggtgcggcTGGCGATGGCCAAGatcggcgacgcggcggcggcgggccgggccgTGGACATGAGCGAGCTGCTCTACGCCTTCACCACCGACATCATGTGTCGCGCGGTGTCGGGAAGGTTCTTTAAGGTCGGCGGCCGGGCCAGGCTCTTCCGCGAGCTCCTCAACGCCACGGCCGGCCTCATCGGCGGCTTCAACGCGGAGGATTACTTCCCGTGGTTGCTCCAGTTCGGCGTCTTCAGGAGAGCCATATGCGCCAGGGCCGACAAGGTGAGGAGGAGATGGGATGAGCTTCTGGACATGGTGATCGATGATCACGAAGGCAAGCTG CATGAGTACGGCCTCACCAGAGACCACCTGAAGGCGATGCTCATT GACATATTTTTTGGAGGCACTGACACATCATACATCGTCCTAGAATTTGTCATGGCCGAGCTCTTGAGAAATCCGCGCGTCATGTCAACCTTACAAGCTGAGATAAGGAAATGCGTCCCAGAGGGACAGCAGATGGTGACCGAAGACGATCTCTCCGGCCTGCCATACCTCAAGGCTGTTATCAACGAGACGCTTCGGCTGCATCCCCCGGCGCCCCTCCTTGCACCCCACTACTCCATGACCGATGTTCACGTTGACGGCTACATGATCCCAGCTAAAATACCCATCCTTGTTAATGCTTGGGCTCTTGGCAGGGACAAGAGTGTATGGGAGGATGCTGAGCAGTTCAAACCGGAGAGATTTATCGGCATGGGCAGTGATGTGGACATCAACTTCAAGGGGAATGACTTTAAGTTCCTGCCGTTTGGGGCTGGACGAAGGATCTGCCCGGGGACGAACTTTTCGATCTCGACCCTTGAGATCATGGTAGCTAATCTCATGTACCGTTTCAACTGGGAGGTGCCACCTGGGATGGGATGCATTGATATGACGGAGATGTTTAGGTTGACGGTGCATCGCAAGGAGAAGCTCATCCTAGTCCCAAAAATGCATGTTGTAGTTTAG